One genomic region from Actinocatenispora thailandica encodes:
- a CDS encoding GbsR/MarR family transcriptional regulator, with product MPGGRLTDEDRRQIAAGLAEGLGYAAIGRRLGRPASTIMREVTRNGGPGGYQADRARQATRRRAHRQKRAPERAPAPEQSHDRDPRQVGALSESLTALFERQGLPPMAARVLACLYLTDSGALTVADLVRQLRVSPASISHAVGFLEQQGLLGRQRIAGARRERYVVDDEIWVRSTLAAARMNDELVTAWQHGADVLGSETPAGARFAASAEFLSLVSDALRRSIEQWQEHRDDRTDRP from the coding sequence ATGCCCGGAGGCAGGCTCACCGACGAGGACCGTCGGCAGATCGCGGCCGGCCTGGCCGAGGGGCTCGGCTACGCCGCGATCGGCCGCCGGCTGGGCCGGCCGGCCTCGACGATCATGCGCGAGGTCACCCGCAACGGCGGACCGGGCGGCTACCAGGCGGACCGCGCCCGGCAGGCGACCCGCCGGCGAGCACACCGGCAGAAACGCGCACCGGAGCGCGCGCCGGCGCCGGAGCAGAGCCATGACCGGGATCCGCGGCAGGTCGGGGCGCTGTCGGAGTCGTTGACCGCCCTGTTCGAGCGCCAGGGCCTGCCCCCGATGGCGGCCCGGGTCCTGGCCTGCCTCTACCTCACCGACTCCGGCGCGCTGACCGTCGCCGACCTGGTACGGCAGTTGCGGGTCAGCCCGGCGTCCATCTCGCACGCGGTCGGGTTCCTGGAACAGCAGGGACTGCTCGGCCGGCAACGGATCGCCGGCGCCCGCCGGGAGCGGTACGTCGTGGACGACGAGATCTGGGTCCGGTCCACGCTGGCCGCGGCACGGATGAACGACGAGCTGGTGACCGCATGGCAGCACGGGGCCGACGTACTCGGCAGCGAGACACCAGCGGGCGCCCGCTTCGCCGCCTCGGCCGAGTTCCTGTCCCTGGTCAGCGACGCTCTCCGGCGGAGCATCGAACAGTGGCAGGAGCACCGGGACGATCGCACCGACCGACCCTGA